AACCCTTCCAGTTCACGCACCGGAACATCATTCCGCTCATAAATACCTTTAGGCTTAAACACCGTTTCCAAGGCCTTAACTAAGGCTGGCTTCCAAAGGTCTATGCCTAGCGCCAGGGTTTGTATAACAAAATAGTCGTTAAACTTATCAATGATTAATTGCGGCAGACCGTCGGCCTCACCAAACACCAGGCGGCAGTTTTCAGAATATCCTAATTTCTGGCGGTAGTCCCAGCACTGACGGATTTTATTTAAGAAGAACTCATCATTGATCTCAACATTCTTTTCCCTTGTAAGCAAGCGCACCATAATTTGCGATTGCTGATTATAATAGCCTTTCCCGCAAAACTTGCCATCGCCATAAAACACATCTACAATGGCACCCGGCTCCGGCGTTCCCTCTACTTTATCAACCTCATTAGCAAAAATCCATGGATGTCCACTAGCCACCCGATTAGCAATCTTTTTACGCAAATGCACTTTCATGGGCGCAAAGGTAGGGAATGGTGAGTGGTGAATGGTGAGTGGTGAATATTGCAGATTGGAAAGAATAATGAACAAGGAACAAGGAAGGAAGAATGAAGAAGTGGAGGAAATGTTTAATGCTCAACTTTCAATGTTCAATAAAAAAATAAGGGAGGGATTGATCCTTTGGCTTTCTGAGCAGGCCTATTCACCATTCACCATTGACCATTCACGAGCCTCACCCGCCTTTTAAACAGTTAACCAATCGCTAAAAGCGTAAAGCTTGCAGCTCTTACGCCAATTTGTCCCAATCCATTCCGTTGGCAGAATTCTTGACAACCGTACCTTTGCAAACAATTTTAAATACGCTATGACAAAGGACAATAAATCATCTGCAGCAAACCAAACGGAAGATGTAAAAGGCATGGATATCAATAACGATGAGAACATGGCTGGTGATCAACAAGTAAATGAACAGGGAGCTGAAGATGGCGAAATTGAAAAATTAAGAGCTGAGGTTCAAGAATTGAAGGATAAATACCTGCGCCAAGCGGCAGAATTTGACAATTTTAAACGTCGTAACGCTAAGGAGCGTATCGAGCTGATCCAAACAGCGGGTAAAGAAGTCATTAACGACTTACTGGATGTTTTGGATGATAGTGAGCGCGCCCAAAAGCAAATGGAAGAAACCAACGATGTACAACAAATTAAAGAAGGTGTACAGCTGGTTTTCAATAAGTTACGAAATACTTTGACAGCTAAAGGCTTAAAGCCAATTGAAAGCCTGCACAAGGATTTTAATGTAGACCAACACGAAGCCATTACTGAAATTGAAGCAGGTGAAGAGATGAAAGGCAAAGTAGTAGCCGAAGTACAAAAAGGCTATTATCTTAACGATAAAATCATTCGTTTTGCTAAAGTGGTAGTGGGAAGGTAAGATAGATAACGGTCGACAGTCCACAGTCCAATGACCGCAGCAAACCTGTTTTTTCAGTGGTCCGTCGACAGTTGACAGTGGACACCCAAACAAATACGTATCATTGAAACATAATAAATCCATGGTAATGCTATGGTAAACGAAAAAATGGCTAAAAGAGATTATTACGAAATACTGGGGGTAAGCAAAGGCTCCTCTGCAGAAGAAATCAAAAAGGCCTACCGTAAAGTAGCCATGCAGTACCATCCCGACCGTAACCCTGGTGATAAAGCTGCTGAAGAAAAGTTTAAAGAAGCAGCTGAAGCCTATGAAATATTGAGCGACGCTGACAAACGCGCCCAATATGACCGCTTTGGACATGCAGGTGTTAGTGGAGCCGGAAGAGGCTTTGGTGGCGGTCAGAATATGGATGACATCTTCAGCCAGTTTGGCGACATCTTCGGCGAAGACATCTTTGGCTCCTTCTTTGGTGGCCAGCAACGTGGTGGCGGTGGTCAACGCAGGGCGCGTGGTACACGTGGCTCTAACCTTCGCGTAAAGCTGAAATTGAACTTTGAAGAGATCGCTAAGGGCGTTACCAAGAACATCAAGGTAAAAAAATATGTAGGCTGTACTACCTGTAATGGTAGCGGCGCAAAAGATAAGAATAGCGTTCAAAACTGTGGCACCTGCGGTGGTAGTGGCCAGGTACGCAAAGTAACCAGCACCTTCTTAGGACAGATGCAAACAGTAACTACCTGTCCTACTTGTAATGGTGAAGGAACTACAATTACATCAAAATGCGGTAACTGTAAAGGTGAAGGTCGCGTGTATGGCGAAGAAACAGTAACCATTGATATTCCTGCTGGTGTACAAGAAGGAATGCAGCTAAATATCAGTGGTCGTGGAAATGCAGGTGAGCGTGGTGGACCTGCTGGCGACCTGGTTATCTTAATTGAAGAAGAACCACATAAGGAGCTTGTGCGTGAAGGACTGAATGTAGCTTACGAGCTGCACATCTCTTTCACTGATGCTGCCTTTGGAGCTTCTGTAGAAGTGCCTACCATTGACGGTCGCGCCAAGATCAAGATTCCTGCCGGCACACAAAGCGGTAAAGTATTCCGCCTAAAAGGTAAAGGTTTCCCTGCCGTACAATCGTATGAAAAAGGAGATCAACTGGTACAGGTAAATGTGTGGACGCCACAGACCTTAAGCAATGAGGAAAAACACATTCTGGAGAAGTTAAGTGACTCGCCTAATTTCAAACCAAATCCAGAGAAAGGACAGAAATCTTTCTTTGATAAGATGCGGGAGATGTTCTCTTAATAGTTCTTCTTTTTCTTCTTACTATATAGTTCTTTAGCCTGGGCAACCAGGCTTATAAATTCTTTCTGAGAAGGGTTGGTCATGTCAGCAGACTGATTGGCAATGGCCAACACTTTTTCCCACGTCATGTGTTTCGCATAGCGCGACTCTTTGATCAGCGAGCCAAACATTATTACTGCACTGGCAAAC
This genomic interval from Flavisolibacter tropicus contains the following:
- a CDS encoding nucleotide exchange factor GrpE, whose protein sequence is MTKDNKSSAANQTEDVKGMDINNDENMAGDQQVNEQGAEDGEIEKLRAEVQELKDKYLRQAAEFDNFKRRNAKERIELIQTAGKEVINDLLDVLDDSERAQKQMEETNDVQQIKEGVQLVFNKLRNTLTAKGLKPIESLHKDFNVDQHEAITEIEAGEEMKGKVVAEVQKGYYLNDKIIRFAKVVVGR